A stretch of Desulfobacterales bacterium DNA encodes these proteins:
- a CDS encoding fatty acid CoA ligase family protein — MNQHNAPDNGFVNVASYLIRSARVQPQKPAVVCPAGRDPNGRVRYIHLTFQQLDQKSDILAHGLERVGINRGSRTILMVKPGLDFFGIIFALFKIGAVPVVVDPGMGLRRMLSCLAESEPEAFIGISAAHALRTLQPKYFKTVKTWVTVGRRWFWGGHTLEQLGAASQGPYSPARTGRDETAAILFTTGSTGPAKGAVYTHGNFDAQLNQIKTHLGLSADEIDLSTFPLFALFWPAQGITSVIPDMDPTRPALANPEKIIESINDWKVTQMFASPALLNRVGRYGRKNNIKLPSLKRVISAGAPVSADVIERFAALLPEESEIHTPYGATEAVPIISIRSREILTQTRKLSEQGFGTCIGYPINDTIVSLIRISDDPIANWSDELVVPDNEIGEITVKGGLVTRRYFNRPDADVLSKIKDGDGFRHRMGDLGRRDKQGRIWFYGRKNHRVITPGETLFTIPCEAIFNLHPQVFRSALVGVGSAPNQRPVICIELEDTARRKDRRRIRKELLALAKSNEKTLKIDAVLFCKAFPVDIRHNSKIFREKLAIWAAKQIG; from the coding sequence ATGAATCAGCATAACGCGCCCGATAACGGCTTTGTGAACGTGGCCTCCTATCTGATCCGATCGGCCCGCGTTCAACCCCAAAAACCGGCGGTTGTCTGCCCGGCCGGCCGGGACCCGAACGGACGCGTCAGATACATCCATTTGACGTTTCAACAGCTCGATCAAAAATCGGATATCCTGGCCCACGGCCTGGAACGCGTCGGTATCAATCGGGGTTCCCGGACCATTTTGATGGTAAAACCCGGGCTGGATTTTTTTGGCATTATCTTCGCGCTTTTTAAAATCGGCGCAGTCCCCGTGGTGGTCGATCCCGGAATGGGGCTCCGGCGCATGCTGTCCTGCCTGGCGGAAAGCGAACCCGAAGCCTTTATCGGCATCTCAGCCGCACATGCCCTTCGGACCCTGCAGCCGAAATATTTTAAAACCGTCAAAACATGGGTCACCGTCGGGCGGCGCTGGTTCTGGGGCGGCCATACCTTGGAACAACTCGGCGCTGCTTCACAAGGGCCTTATTCGCCGGCCCGAACCGGCCGGGATGAAACCGCCGCGATTCTCTTCACCACCGGAAGTACCGGACCGGCCAAGGGCGCCGTCTACACCCACGGGAACTTCGACGCCCAGCTTAATCAGATCAAAACCCATCTGGGCCTCTCTGCCGATGAAATTGATCTTTCCACCTTTCCGCTGTTTGCGCTCTTCTGGCCGGCGCAGGGGATTACATCGGTCATACCGGATATGGACCCCACCCGCCCGGCCCTCGCCAATCCTGAAAAAATTATCGAGAGCATCAACGATTGGAAAGTAACCCAGATGTTCGCTTCACCGGCCCTGCTGAACCGCGTGGGGCGCTACGGCCGGAAAAACAACATCAAACTGCCGTCCTTGAAACGGGTGATTTCGGCCGGTGCGCCTGTCTCAGCGGATGTGATTGAACGGTTCGCTGCCCTGCTGCCGGAAGAAAGCGAAATCCACACCCCCTACGGCGCGACTGAAGCCGTACCGATAATCTCGATCCGAAGCCGTGAAATTCTCACCCAGACCCGCAAATTGAGCGAACAGGGTTTCGGCACCTGCATCGGGTATCCCATCAACGACACCATCGTCAGCCTCATCCGCATCAGCGACGACCCGATCGCGAACTGGTCGGACGAACTGGTCGTCCCTGACAATGAAATCGGTGAGATCACCGTTAAAGGGGGGCTGGTGACCCGCAGGTATTTTAACCGCCCGGATGCCGATGTTCTTTCTAAAATCAAGGATGGGGACGGTTTCCGGCACCGCATGGGCGATCTGGGGCGTCGGGATAAACAGGGTCGGATCTGGTTCTACGGCCGCAAAAACCACCGCGTCATCACGCCCGGCGAAACCCTTTTTACGATTCCCTGTGAAGCGATTTTCAATCTCCACCCCCAGGTATTCCGCAGCGCCCTGGTGGGTGTCGGTTCTGCGCCCAATCAGCGTCCGGTGATCTGCATCGAACTGGAAGACACGGCCCGCCGCAAAGACCGGCGGCGCATCCGAAAAGAACTGCTGGCGCTGGCAAAAAGCAACGAGAAAACCCTCAAGATCGATGCGGTTTTATTCTGTAAAGCTTTTCCGGTGGACATCCGGCACAATTCAAAAATATTCCGTGAAAAGCTGGCGATATGGGCGGCAAAACAGATAGGCTGA
- a CDS encoding NAD-dependent epimerase/dehydratase family protein — protein sequence MKPGSNIPQHKPENVLVTGGGGFLGRAIVRRLVARGDRVCSLSRNHYDALEKMGVDQIRGDLFDAAVVEKACHDRDLVFHAAAKPPPWGKYDDYYRTNVIGSRNVINACLSQNVSRLVFTSTPSVVFNGKDIAGVDESFPYPPRYNAYYPETKALAEKSIVTAADENLKTIILRPHEIWGPEDPHFLPRLLERAKKLKRIGNGRNLVDTLYIDNAADAHVLAADKLKENPQLSGRIYFITQDEPVPAWEMINAILKAAGHGPVKGSLPFRAAWLGGAILEFLYRALALPGEPPMTRFLAEAVATSHWFDISAAKKDLGYYPAVSTAEGLERLAQWLDKQSME from the coding sequence ATGAAACCAGGATCAAACATACCTCAACACAAACCCGAGAACGTACTGGTAACCGGCGGCGGCGGTTTCCTGGGCCGGGCGATCGTAAGGCGCCTGGTTGCCAGAGGAGACCGGGTTTGCAGCCTATCAAGAAATCATTATGACGCACTCGAAAAAATGGGGGTCGATCAGATCAGGGGAGATCTTTTCGATGCTGCTGTGGTTGAAAAGGCCTGCCATGACCGGGATCTCGTTTTTCATGCGGCTGCCAAGCCACCCCCCTGGGGAAAATATGATGATTATTACCGGACCAATGTGATCGGGTCCCGCAATGTGATCAACGCTTGTCTTTCCCAAAACGTATCGAGACTTGTCTTTACAAGCACGCCCAGTGTGGTCTTCAACGGCAAAGACATAGCGGGGGTAGATGAATCATTTCCCTATCCCCCCCGCTACAATGCCTATTACCCTGAAACCAAGGCGCTCGCTGAAAAAAGCATCGTCACTGCCGCCGATGAGAACCTGAAAACAATTATCCTGAGGCCCCATGAAATCTGGGGGCCGGAAGATCCCCATTTTTTACCCCGGCTGCTGGAGCGAGCCAAAAAGCTCAAACGGATCGGGAACGGCCGCAACCTGGTCGATACGCTCTACATTGACAATGCCGCGGACGCACATGTTTTAGCGGCCGACAAATTGAAGGAAAATCCGCAGTTGTCCGGCAGGATATATTTTATCACCCAGGACGAACCGGTCCCGGCATGGGAAATGATCAACGCGATTCTGAAAGCCGCCGGGCACGGGCCGGTAAAAGGGTCCCTCCCCTTCCGGGCGGCCTGGCTGGGCGGGGCAATCCTTGAATTTTTATATCGAGCCCTTGCATTACCGGGCGAACCCCCGATGACCCGCTTTCTGGCAGAAGCAGTCGCCACCTCCCACTGGTTCGATATCAGCGCAGCCAAAAAGGACCTGGGATACTATCCCGCGGTTTCCACGGCCGAAGGGTTGGAACGCTTGGCGCAATGGCTCGACAAACAATCCATGGAGTAA
- a CDS encoding PocR ligand-binding domain-containing protein has product MNLTEIISNAEWARIEKKINDRFGLNTCIFDTDGFRLTAHQQWPNRLCPAIKANPKGQSFICAVAHMNIAMQAQRTRQPVIEACDASLMKSVVPIFWREAFVGAVGSCGFLQDNEEVDTFLINKVTGIDEAEIIALSDDIPRVSLEQAQRLNAYIHRQVQSVAAEFRTAKGS; this is encoded by the coding sequence ATGAATCTGACCGAAATCATTTCAAATGCTGAATGGGCCCGGATTGAAAAGAAGATAAATGACCGTTTCGGCCTCAACACCTGCATATTTGACACGGACGGCTTTCGATTGACGGCGCATCAACAGTGGCCCAACCGGCTGTGCCCGGCCATCAAAGCCAATCCCAAGGGCCAGAGTTTTATCTGCGCCGTTGCCCATATGAATATCGCCATGCAGGCGCAGAGGACGCGCCAGCCGGTGATTGAAGCCTGTGACGCCAGCCTGATGAAGAGCGTCGTTCCGATTTTCTGGAGAGAGGCGTTTGTCGGTGCAGTCGGGAGCTGCGGATTTCTTCAGGATAACGAAGAAGTTGACACGTTTTTGATAAATAAGGTTACCGGGATCGACGAAGCGGAAATCATCGCACTTTCAGATGATATTCCCAGGGTCTCCCTGGAGCAGGCGCAAAGATTGAATGCGTATATCCACCGGCAGGTTCAATCCGTCGCTGCTGAATTTAGAACCGCAAAAGGGTCCTAA
- a CDS encoding tripartite tricarboxylate transporter permease yields MEILQHLLTGFEIALSLKNLLFCFMGVTLGTLIGVLPGIGPVTGVAILIPITFGMDATTAIITMAGVYYGAMYGGSTTSILINVPGESASVMTTLDGYQMALKGRAGPALGIAAISSFIAGTFSIIMLSWIAPVLADFAIAFGPPEYFALTFMGLTLVTGLAGDSLIKGLMSGVFGLLLACVGVDAISGSPRFIFGSIYLLDGMGFIGVAVGLFALAEVLINIEEPMKQVFVKTKLNIKSLFPNRQDWKDSSGALWRGSILGFFVGVLPGAGATVASFLSYATEKKLSKHPEKFGTGVIEGVAGPEGANNSAAGGAMVPLLTLGIPGSGTTAVLMGALLIHGIRPGPLLFQEHPEVVWGLIASMYIGNVLLLILNLPLVGLWVSFLKVPYQILMPLIVTISAVGVFATDNNIFDMWIMFGAGIVGYVMRKLDFPAAPVVLALVLGPMVERSLRQSLTISHGDISIFFTRPIAAVLTTFALLSLFAPLVRKFWKTYRRVKME; encoded by the coding sequence GTGGAAATTCTACAGCACCTCTTAACCGGCTTTGAGATTGCGCTTTCCTTAAAGAATTTACTTTTTTGCTTCATGGGCGTTACCCTGGGCACACTCATCGGCGTCCTGCCGGGCATCGGCCCTGTCACCGGTGTAGCAATCCTGATTCCCATCACCTTCGGCATGGACGCCACAACGGCCATCATCACCATGGCCGGGGTTTATTACGGCGCCATGTACGGCGGGTCCACCACGTCCATCCTCATTAATGTGCCGGGAGAATCAGCATCCGTAATGACGACCCTGGACGGATACCAGATGGCGCTGAAGGGCAGGGCCGGCCCGGCCCTGGGAATAGCCGCCATTTCATCATTTATTGCCGGGACCTTCAGCATCATCATGCTCTCCTGGATCGCACCGGTCCTGGCGGACTTTGCCATCGCTTTCGGCCCGCCGGAGTATTTCGCATTGACCTTCATGGGGCTGACCCTGGTGACCGGTCTGGCCGGCGATTCACTCATCAAGGGGCTCATGAGCGGTGTGTTCGGCCTGCTGCTGGCTTGCGTGGGGGTAGACGCCATCAGCGGTTCGCCCCGGTTTATCTTCGGCAGCATCTATCTGCTGGACGGCATGGGTTTTATCGGTGTGGCGGTGGGGCTTTTTGCCCTGGCGGAAGTACTAATCAATATTGAAGAGCCCATGAAGCAGGTATTTGTCAAGACAAAGTTAAATATAAAAAGCCTGTTTCCCAACCGGCAGGACTGGAAAGATTCTTCCGGCGCCCTCTGGCGCGGATCTATCCTCGGTTTTTTTGTGGGGGTCTTGCCGGGCGCCGGCGCCACCGTGGCTTCCTTTCTCTCCTATGCCACTGAAAAAAAACTGAGCAAACATCCTGAAAAGTTCGGCACCGGCGTCATCGAAGGGGTTGCCGGTCCCGAAGGCGCCAACAATTCCGCTGCCGGCGGCGCCATGGTGCCCCTGCTGACTTTAGGCATCCCCGGATCCGGCACCACGGCCGTCCTGATGGGCGCCCTGCTCATTCATGGCATCCGTCCGGGCCCGTTGCTTTTTCAAGAGCATCCGGAGGTGGTGTGGGGCCTGATCGCCAGCATGTACATCGGGAACGTGCTGCTGCTGATCCTGAATCTGCCCCTGGTGGGGCTGTGGGTCAGTTTTCTGAAAGTTCCGTATCAGATCCTGATGCCGCTGATCGTCACGATTTCCGCTGTCGGCGTGTTTGCCACGGACAACAATATTTTTGACATGTGGATCATGTTCGGCGCCGGCATTGTCGGATATGTCATGCGCAAACTCGATTTTCCGGCAGCCCCGGTGGTCCTGGCGCTGGTCCTGGGCCCCATGGTGGAACGCTCGCTGCGGCAGTCTTTGACGATTTCCCACGGGGATATTTCCATCTTCTTTACCCGGCCCATTGCAGCGGTTTTGACGACTTTTGCGTTGCTGTCCCTGTTTGCACCCCTGGTCCGAAAATTCTGGAAAACTTACCGGCGGGTAAAGATGGAGTAA
- a CDS encoding tripartite tricarboxylate transporter TctB family protein, producing the protein MRRADQITGIVMLIFSLTVAYTSWQMPQRVEFGPGMGFLPFWLAVLMAVLSVLLLFDATVRKRGSAGKNPFPAPQALLNVGMVIAGLGVFVAVLETVGFAVSTIVYIAFLLAIVQKERWLKTAIVALLSTGGLYFVFQILLEVKLPKNIFGF; encoded by the coding sequence ATGAGACGAGCCGATCAAATCACCGGAATCGTGATGCTGATATTTTCCTTAACCGTCGCCTACACATCCTGGCAGATGCCCCAACGGGTGGAGTTCGGTCCGGGCATGGGGTTTCTACCTTTCTGGCTGGCGGTTTTAATGGCCGTTCTATCGGTGTTGCTTTTATTCGATGCAACCGTGCGGAAACGTGGGTCAGCCGGAAAAAATCCTTTTCCGGCACCCCAGGCCCTGCTGAATGTCGGAATGGTCATCGCAGGTCTGGGGGTCTTTGTCGCCGTCCTGGAAACCGTCGGCTTTGCAGTGTCCACCATTGTGTATATCGCCTTTTTGCTTGCTATTGTGCAGAAAGAAAGATGGCTTAAAACCGCTATCGTGGCACTTCTCTCAACCGGCGGTCTTTATTTCGTTTTTCAGATCCTGCTGGAAGTGAAGCTGCCGAAAAACATATTTGGATTCTAA
- a CDS encoding tripartite tricarboxylate transporter substrate binding protein, protein MKRILSISSVLILVASFAILSAGIAIADTFPSKPVTLIVHAGAGGGSDIFSRTLASAFDKDKLMSQPIVVENKPGGSGAIAFGYVAGKKGDPYFLLTAVTSFMTTPLSGKSPVGLKDFTPMANFAFDEYMVITRTDSKFKSMKDIVAEAKANPKKITVGGTQLGSSDSICSYLIEKQAGVKLNYIVFNSGGEVNAAILGGHVDIGVANPGEALELMRAGKVKALGIFSEKRLDAAPDVPTLIEQGIDAVYVQNRGLVSPADIPADARKTMEKALYSYTKTDTFKKYVKDNMLSAAWMDGETFSKWLDKENTRYKELLTEMGVLKK, encoded by the coding sequence ATGAAAAGAATTCTTAGTATCAGCAGCGTGTTAATCCTGGTGGCGTCTTTTGCCATCCTGTCTGCAGGCATCGCCATTGCAGACACGTTTCCCAGCAAACCCGTTACCCTGATCGTTCACGCAGGTGCAGGCGGCGGCAGCGATATCTTTTCGCGAACCCTGGCGTCCGCTTTTGACAAAGACAAACTGATGTCCCAGCCCATCGTTGTGGAAAACAAGCCGGGCGGCAGCGGCGCCATCGCCTTTGGTTACGTGGCCGGCAAAAAGGGCGACCCGTACTTTCTGCTGACGGCGGTTACCAGCTTTATGACCACGCCCCTGAGCGGCAAATCACCGGTGGGCCTGAAGGACTTCACCCCCATGGCCAATTTTGCCTTTGACGAGTACATGGTGATTACCCGGACCGATTCCAAATTTAAATCCATGAAAGATATTGTGGCTGAAGCCAAAGCGAATCCCAAAAAAATAACGGTGGGCGGCACCCAGCTGGGGTCTTCCGATTCCATCTGTTCCTATCTGATTGAAAAACAAGCCGGCGTTAAACTGAACTACATCGTTTTTAACAGCGGCGGCGAAGTCAATGCCGCCATCCTGGGCGGACACGTGGACATCGGCGTGGCCAATCCCGGCGAGGCTTTGGAGTTGATGCGGGCCGGCAAAGTGAAAGCATTGGGCATTTTTTCGGAGAAGCGTCTGGACGCAGCACCGGATGTCCCGACCCTGATCGAGCAGGGCATCGATGCCGTTTATGTACAGAACCGCGGCCTGGTATCACCGGCGGACATTCCGGCCGATGCCCGCAAGACCATGGAAAAGGCATTGTACAGCTACACCAAAACCGACACCTTCAAGAAATATGTGAAAGACAACATGCTCTCCGCGGCCTGGATGGACGGCGAAACCTTCAGCAAGTGGCTGGATAAAGAGAATACGCGCTACAAGGAATTGCTGACCGAAATGGGCGTTCTCAAGAAATAA